A region from the Acanthopagrus latus isolate v.2019 chromosome 8, fAcaLat1.1, whole genome shotgun sequence genome encodes:
- the LOC119024310 gene encoding bromodomain-containing protein 1-like isoform X2 codes for MKKKSRQHRPTVLKRDSSPIKPSPNRETLTYAQAQRIVELEVDGRVHRFSIYDKLDVITDDDPTAQEIMECNSNKENNEKPQQVLVRSVRLKNNRQKKNAALTASLGGIGQHGSAGGLLEPKVRTVEYNLPVVPRRPAAYYKYTERTAEELDEEVEYDMDEEDFAWLELINEKRKSEGISQVSHNLFEFLMDRFEKESFSATQGQSDLQSLVDEDAVCCICMDGDGADSNVILFCDSCNIPVHQECYGVPYIPEGQWLCRHCLQCPSRPAECVFCPNRGGALKRTDDDRWGHVACALWVPEVGFSDTVFIEPIDGVRNIPPARWKLTCYLCKEKGAGACIQCDKINCYTAFHVSCAQKAGLYMKMEPVKEVTTSGTTTFSVKKTAYCCSHTPEGCDRRPLNIYEESHPKNGACHKRADKRGKARGKGWQKKKTKRPEPEPEPEPENPTNSGPSITASSFDTILNQVAVQRKRLFVERVLSYWVQKRQSRNNVPLIRRLQANPQPSKAKQMENNQALKEQLKEWHRLRHDLERARLLLELIRKREKLKREEMKQQQSVLEYQLTPFNILLRAVLSQLQEKDQYSIFAQPVNIKEVPDYLDHIKNPMDFSTMRKRIDLHSYRSLEDFEDDFNLIISNCMSYNSKESFFHKAAQRMQDHGGVILRRARREADRIGFDFASGLHLPEAPKLEVLPPFSWEDVDRLLTPTYRQRTPLEDQLKELLEKLDLSRAMKHSPSRSKRLKLLKKTIMEVRSEMSLKKSLPTTLPTAPEPVATELEEKPQPEPPVEPCTPQEEKPLPPPTLELLTSLSQIDISPGDLEPPPLKAVKTSMDHTPMELDGDTDTTTSVPPDTPNGHIPDPLLLNGDLHAEASGACNRRTNNLFRKSKSASPQKPPKTQEASAVSPPPLGTKTFLSVVIPRLETLLLPKKRTRSSSADVEDDDEESPIKRLGTGIANGFVVEEEDILPSPRLPEPRRRCASESSISSSGSVLCGTSGKGRPAAARRSTVDDKSTLMTCIENGEFTKAAKISSDHGAQSTEDGVSAQRGGASPATAGRSQSRRADAVQVRRETLPRPLLRQQAQLAMAS; via the exons atgaagaaaaaaagtcgACAGCACCGCCCGACGGTGCTGAAGAGGGACTCCTCTCCCATCAAGCCGTCACCCAACCGGGAGACGCTGACATATGCACAGGCTCAGCGAATAGTGGAGCTTGAAGTGGACGGTCGTGTGCACCGATTCAGCATCTATGACAAGCTGGACGTCATCACTGACGACGACCCCACAGCTCAGGAGATTATGGAGTGCAACAGCAACAAGGAGAACAACGAGAAGCCCCAGCAGGTCCTGGTGCGCTCTGTGCGTCTCAAAAACAACCGGCAGAAGAAGAACGCAGCACTTACGGCATCGCTTGGTGGCATTGGCCAGCACGGCAGTGCAGGAGGTCTGTTGGAGCCAAAGGTTAGAACGGTTGAATACAACTTGCCAGTGGTGCCAAGGAGGCCGGCAGCATATTACAAATacacagagaggacagcagaggagctggatgaggaggtggagtaCGACATGGACGAGGAGGATTTTGCCTGGCTTGAGCTAATCAACGAGAAGAGGAAGAGCGAGGGCATCAGTCAAGTGTCGCACAACCTGTTTGAGTTCCTAATGGACCGTTTTGAAAAGGAGTCGTTCTCAGCCACGCAGGGTCAGAGCGACCTGCAGTCGCTGGTGGACGAGGACGCTGTCTGCTGCATCTGCATGGACGGAGATGGTGCTGACAGTAATGTCATTCTCTTCTGTGACTCCTGCAATATCCCCGTGCACCAGGAGTGTTATGGCGTGCCGTACATCCCTGAGGGCCAGTGGCTGTGCAGACACTGTCTACAGTGCCCATCGCGGCCTGCTGAGTGCGTCTTTTGTCCCAACAGAGGCGGAGCCCTGAAGAGGACTGATGACGACCGCTGGGGTCACGTAGCGTGTGCTCTATGGGTGCCTGAGGTCGGTTTCTCTGACACAGTTTTTATTGAGCCCATTGATGGCGTCCGTAACATCCCACCAGCACGCTGGAAGCTCACCTGTTACCTGTGTAAAGAGAAAGGTGCAGGAGCATGCATCCAGTGCGATAAGATCAACTGTTACACTGCCTTCCATGTCAGCTGTGCCCAAAAGGCCGGCCTTTACATGAAGATGGAACCTGTGAAAGAGGTGACGACGTCCGGTACCACCACCTTTTCTGTGAAAAAGACCGCCTACTGCTGCAGCCACACGCCTGAAGGCTGCGATCGCCGACCCCTCAACATCTACGAGGAGTCACACCCGAAAAATGGAGCCTGCCACAAGCGGGCAGACAAGAGGGGGAAGGCCCGGGGCAAGGGctggcagaagaagaagactaaAAGACCGGAGCCAGAACCAGAGCCAGAGCCTGAGAACCCCACCAACTCTGGGCCCAGTATCACTGCATCAAG ctttgaCACCATCCTGAACCAGGTGGCAGTTCAGAGGAAGCGTCTGTTTGTTGAGCGGGTGCTGAGCTACTGGGTGCAGAAGAGGCAGTCGAGGAACAATGTGCCGCTGATCCGCAGGCTACAGGCCAACCCTCAGCCGTCCAAAGCCAAGCAGATG GAGAACAACCAGGCActgaaggagcagctgaaggagtgGCACCGCCTTCGCCATGACCTCGAGCGAGCTCgcctgctgctggagctcatcaggaagagagagaagctcaagagggaggag atgaagcagcagcagtcggTGCTGGAATACCAGTTGACCCCCTTCAACATCTTGCTGCGAGCCGTGCTCagtcagctgcaggagaaggatCAGTACAGTATCTTCGCTCAGCCCGTCAACATCAAAGAG GTTCCTGACTACCTGGACCACATCAAGAACCCCATGGACTTTTCCACCATGAGGAAACGAATCGACCTTCATAGCTACAGGAGCCTGGAGGACTTCGAGGACGACTTCAACCTCATCATCTCCAACTGCATGTCGTACAACTCCAAGGAGTCGTTTTTCCACAAGGCAGCTCAGCGGATGCAGGACCACGGAGGAGTCATCCTCCGCAGGGCCCGCAGAGAGGCTGACAGAATCGGCTTTGACTTCGCCAGTGGGTTACATCTGCCTGAGGCCCCAAAACTGGAGGTGCTGCCCCCCTTCTCCTGGGAGGATG tggaCCGTCTGCTGACCCCCACCTATCGTCAGCGGACTCCTCTGGAGGatcagctgaaggagctgctggagaagctgGACCTGAGCAGAGCCATGAAACACAGCCCGTCCCGCAGCAAGAGGCTCAAACTTCTGAAGAAGACCATCATGGAGGTCCGCAGCGAAATGAGCCTGAAGAAGTCCCTCCCAACGACACTGCCCACTGCCCCTGAGCCTGTTGCaactgagctggaggagaaaccACAACCTGAACCCCCGGTAGAGCCCTGCACACCACAGGAGGAGAAGCCTTTACCTCCGCCAACATTAGAGCTGTTAACCTCACTGTCGCAAATCGACATCTCACCCGGTGACTTGGAACCGCCCCCTCTGAAGGCGGTTAAAACCAGCATGGACCATACCCCCATGGAGCTCGATGGCGACACAGACACAACTACCTCAGTGCCCCCAGATACCCCCAACGGGCACATCCCAGACCCGCTGCTCCTCAATGGCGACCTCCACGCCGAAGCCTCTGGAGCCTGCAACCGACGGACTAACAACCTCTTCCGCAAGTCCAAGAGTGCCAGCCCACAGAAACCACCGAAGACCCAAGAGGCATCCGCTGTGTCGCCGCCGCCCCTGGGCACCAAAACCTTCCTGTCAGTGGTGATCCCCCGGCTTGAGACGCTCCTCCTTCCTAAGAAAAGAACACGGAGCAGCAGCGCCGATGTTGAGGACGATGACGAGGAGTCGCCGATAAAACGCCTCGGCACAG gaATAGCAAACGGTtttgtggtggaggaggaggacatctTACCGTCTCCTCGCCTGCCTGAGCCTCGCCGGCGCTGTGCCTCTGAGTCGAGCATCTCCTCCAGTGGAAGTGTCCTATGTGGCACGAG TGGTAAAGGACGACCAGCGGCAGCTCGACGGAGCACTGTGGATGACAAAAGCACTTTGATGACCTGCATCGAGAATGGAGAGTTCACCAAAGCTGCCAAGATCTCTTCAG ATCATGGAGCCCAGAGTACAGAGGATGGCGTGTCGGCACAACGGGGTGGAGCTTCCCCAGCCACCGCTGGACGTTCTCAGAGCCGGAGAGCGGATGCAGTTCAGGTCCGCAGAGAAACTCTTCCTCGTCCACTTCTTCGACAGCAGGCGCAGCTG gcAATGGCTTCCTAG
- the LOC119024310 gene encoding bromodomain-containing protein 1-like isoform X1 yields the protein MKKKSRQHRPTVLKRDSSPIKPSPNRETLTYAQAQRIVELEVDGRVHRFSIYDKLDVITDDDPTAQEIMECNSNKENNEKPQQVLVRSVRLKNNRQKKNAALTASLGGIGQHGSAGGLLEPKVRTVEYNLPVVPRRPAAYYKYTERTAEELDEEVEYDMDEEDFAWLELINEKRKSEGISQVSHNLFEFLMDRFEKESFSATQGQSDLQSLVDEDAVCCICMDGDGADSNVILFCDSCNIPVHQECYGVPYIPEGQWLCRHCLQCPSRPAECVFCPNRGGALKRTDDDRWGHVACALWVPEVGFSDTVFIEPIDGVRNIPPARWKLTCYLCKEKGAGACIQCDKINCYTAFHVSCAQKAGLYMKMEPVKEVTTSGTTTFSVKKTAYCCSHTPEGCDRRPLNIYEESHPKNGACHKRADKRGKARGKGWQKKKTKRPEPEPEPEPENPTNSGPSITASSFDTILNQVAVQRKRLFVERVLSYWVQKRQSRNNVPLIRRLQANPQPSKAKQMENNQALKEQLKEWHRLRHDLERARLLLELIRKREKLKREEMKQQQSVLEYQLTPFNILLRAVLSQLQEKDQYSIFAQPVNIKEVPDYLDHIKNPMDFSTMRKRIDLHSYRSLEDFEDDFNLIISNCMSYNSKESFFHKAAQRMQDHGGVILRRARREADRIGFDFASGLHLPEAPKLEVLPPFSWEDVDRLLTPTYRQRTPLEDQLKELLEKLDLSRAMKHSPSRSKRLKLLKKTIMEVRSEMSLKKSLPTTLPTAPEPVATELEEKPQPEPPVEPCTPQEEKPLPPPTLELLTSLSQIDISPGDLEPPPLKAVKTSMDHTPMELDGDTDTTTSVPPDTPNGHIPDPLLLNGDLHAEASGACNRRTNNLFRKSKSASPQKPPKTQEASAVSPPPLGTKTFLSVVIPRLETLLLPKKRTRSSSADVEDDDEESPIKRLGTGIANGFVVEEEDILPSPRLPEPRRRCASESSISSSGSVLCGTSTVIVPKSGKGRPAAARRSTVDDKSTLMTCIENGEFTKAAKISSDHGAQSTEDGVSAQRGGASPATAGRSQSRRADAVQVRRETLPRPLLRQQAQLAMAS from the exons atgaagaaaaaaagtcgACAGCACCGCCCGACGGTGCTGAAGAGGGACTCCTCTCCCATCAAGCCGTCACCCAACCGGGAGACGCTGACATATGCACAGGCTCAGCGAATAGTGGAGCTTGAAGTGGACGGTCGTGTGCACCGATTCAGCATCTATGACAAGCTGGACGTCATCACTGACGACGACCCCACAGCTCAGGAGATTATGGAGTGCAACAGCAACAAGGAGAACAACGAGAAGCCCCAGCAGGTCCTGGTGCGCTCTGTGCGTCTCAAAAACAACCGGCAGAAGAAGAACGCAGCACTTACGGCATCGCTTGGTGGCATTGGCCAGCACGGCAGTGCAGGAGGTCTGTTGGAGCCAAAGGTTAGAACGGTTGAATACAACTTGCCAGTGGTGCCAAGGAGGCCGGCAGCATATTACAAATacacagagaggacagcagaggagctggatgaggaggtggagtaCGACATGGACGAGGAGGATTTTGCCTGGCTTGAGCTAATCAACGAGAAGAGGAAGAGCGAGGGCATCAGTCAAGTGTCGCACAACCTGTTTGAGTTCCTAATGGACCGTTTTGAAAAGGAGTCGTTCTCAGCCACGCAGGGTCAGAGCGACCTGCAGTCGCTGGTGGACGAGGACGCTGTCTGCTGCATCTGCATGGACGGAGATGGTGCTGACAGTAATGTCATTCTCTTCTGTGACTCCTGCAATATCCCCGTGCACCAGGAGTGTTATGGCGTGCCGTACATCCCTGAGGGCCAGTGGCTGTGCAGACACTGTCTACAGTGCCCATCGCGGCCTGCTGAGTGCGTCTTTTGTCCCAACAGAGGCGGAGCCCTGAAGAGGACTGATGACGACCGCTGGGGTCACGTAGCGTGTGCTCTATGGGTGCCTGAGGTCGGTTTCTCTGACACAGTTTTTATTGAGCCCATTGATGGCGTCCGTAACATCCCACCAGCACGCTGGAAGCTCACCTGTTACCTGTGTAAAGAGAAAGGTGCAGGAGCATGCATCCAGTGCGATAAGATCAACTGTTACACTGCCTTCCATGTCAGCTGTGCCCAAAAGGCCGGCCTTTACATGAAGATGGAACCTGTGAAAGAGGTGACGACGTCCGGTACCACCACCTTTTCTGTGAAAAAGACCGCCTACTGCTGCAGCCACACGCCTGAAGGCTGCGATCGCCGACCCCTCAACATCTACGAGGAGTCACACCCGAAAAATGGAGCCTGCCACAAGCGGGCAGACAAGAGGGGGAAGGCCCGGGGCAAGGGctggcagaagaagaagactaaAAGACCGGAGCCAGAACCAGAGCCAGAGCCTGAGAACCCCACCAACTCTGGGCCCAGTATCACTGCATCAAG ctttgaCACCATCCTGAACCAGGTGGCAGTTCAGAGGAAGCGTCTGTTTGTTGAGCGGGTGCTGAGCTACTGGGTGCAGAAGAGGCAGTCGAGGAACAATGTGCCGCTGATCCGCAGGCTACAGGCCAACCCTCAGCCGTCCAAAGCCAAGCAGATG GAGAACAACCAGGCActgaaggagcagctgaaggagtgGCACCGCCTTCGCCATGACCTCGAGCGAGCTCgcctgctgctggagctcatcaggaagagagagaagctcaagagggaggag atgaagcagcagcagtcggTGCTGGAATACCAGTTGACCCCCTTCAACATCTTGCTGCGAGCCGTGCTCagtcagctgcaggagaaggatCAGTACAGTATCTTCGCTCAGCCCGTCAACATCAAAGAG GTTCCTGACTACCTGGACCACATCAAGAACCCCATGGACTTTTCCACCATGAGGAAACGAATCGACCTTCATAGCTACAGGAGCCTGGAGGACTTCGAGGACGACTTCAACCTCATCATCTCCAACTGCATGTCGTACAACTCCAAGGAGTCGTTTTTCCACAAGGCAGCTCAGCGGATGCAGGACCACGGAGGAGTCATCCTCCGCAGGGCCCGCAGAGAGGCTGACAGAATCGGCTTTGACTTCGCCAGTGGGTTACATCTGCCTGAGGCCCCAAAACTGGAGGTGCTGCCCCCCTTCTCCTGGGAGGATG tggaCCGTCTGCTGACCCCCACCTATCGTCAGCGGACTCCTCTGGAGGatcagctgaaggagctgctggagaagctgGACCTGAGCAGAGCCATGAAACACAGCCCGTCCCGCAGCAAGAGGCTCAAACTTCTGAAGAAGACCATCATGGAGGTCCGCAGCGAAATGAGCCTGAAGAAGTCCCTCCCAACGACACTGCCCACTGCCCCTGAGCCTGTTGCaactgagctggaggagaaaccACAACCTGAACCCCCGGTAGAGCCCTGCACACCACAGGAGGAGAAGCCTTTACCTCCGCCAACATTAGAGCTGTTAACCTCACTGTCGCAAATCGACATCTCACCCGGTGACTTGGAACCGCCCCCTCTGAAGGCGGTTAAAACCAGCATGGACCATACCCCCATGGAGCTCGATGGCGACACAGACACAACTACCTCAGTGCCCCCAGATACCCCCAACGGGCACATCCCAGACCCGCTGCTCCTCAATGGCGACCTCCACGCCGAAGCCTCTGGAGCCTGCAACCGACGGACTAACAACCTCTTCCGCAAGTCCAAGAGTGCCAGCCCACAGAAACCACCGAAGACCCAAGAGGCATCCGCTGTGTCGCCGCCGCCCCTGGGCACCAAAACCTTCCTGTCAGTGGTGATCCCCCGGCTTGAGACGCTCCTCCTTCCTAAGAAAAGAACACGGAGCAGCAGCGCCGATGTTGAGGACGATGACGAGGAGTCGCCGATAAAACGCCTCGGCACAG gaATAGCAAACGGTtttgtggtggaggaggaggacatctTACCGTCTCCTCGCCTGCCTGAGCCTCGCCGGCGCTGTGCCTCTGAGTCGAGCATCTCCTCCAGTGGAAGTGTCCTATGTGGCACGAG CACTGTCATTGTTCCTAAAAGTGGTAAAGGACGACCAGCGGCAGCTCGACGGAGCACTGTGGATGACAAAAGCACTTTGATGACCTGCATCGAGAATGGAGAGTTCACCAAAGCTGCCAAGATCTCTTCAG ATCATGGAGCCCAGAGTACAGAGGATGGCGTGTCGGCACAACGGGGTGGAGCTTCCCCAGCCACCGCTGGACGTTCTCAGAGCCGGAGAGCGGATGCAGTTCAGGTCCGCAGAGAAACTCTTCCTCGTCCACTTCTTCGACAGCAGGCGCAGCTG gcAATGGCTTCCTAG
- the LOC119024310 gene encoding bromodomain-containing protein 1-like isoform X3, whose amino-acid sequence MKKKSRQHRPTVLKRDSSPIKPSPNRETLTYAQAQRIVELEVDGRVHRFSIYDKLDVITDDDPTAQEIMECNSNKENNEKPQQVLVRSVRLKNNRQKKNAALTASLGGIGQHGSAGGLLEPKVRTVEYNLPVVPRRPAAYYKYTERTAEELDEEVEYDMDEEDFAWLELINEKRKSEGISQVSHNLFEFLMDRFEKESFSATQGQSDLQSLVDEDAVCCICMDGDGADSNVILFCDSCNIPVHQECYGVPYIPEGQWLCRHCLQCPSRPAECVFCPNRGGALKRTDDDRWGHVACALWVPEVGFSDTVFIEPIDGVRNIPPARWKLTCYLCKEKGAGACIQCDKINCYTAFHVSCAQKAGLYMKMEPVKEVTTSGTTTFSVKKTAYCCSHTPEGCDRRPLNIYEESHPKNGACHKRADKRGKARGKGWQKKKTKRPEPEPEPEPENPTNSGPSITASSFDTILNQVAVQRKRLFVERVLSYWVQKRQSRNNVPLIRRLQANPQPSKAKQMENNQALKEQLKEWHRLRHDLERARLLLELIRKREKLKREEMKQQQSVLEYQLTPFNILLRAVLSQLQEKDQYSIFAQPVNIKEVPDYLDHIKNPMDFSTMRKRIDLHSYRSLEDFEDDFNLIISNCMSYNSKESFFHKAAQRMQDHGGVILRRARREADRIGFDFASGLHLPEAPKLEVLPPFSWEDVDRLLTPTYRQRTPLEDQLKELLEKLDLSRAMKHSPSRSKRLKLLKKTIMEVRSEMSLKKSLPTTLPTAPEPVATELEEKPQPEPPVEPCTPQEEKPLPPPTLELLTSLSQIDISPGDLEPPPLKAVKTSMDHTPMELDGDTDTTTSVPPDTPNGHIPDPLLLNGDLHAEASGACNRRTNNLFRKSKSASPQKPPKTQEASAVSPPPLGTKTFLSVVIPRLETLLLPKKRTRSSSADVEDDDEESPIKRLGTGIANGFVVEEEDILPSPRLPEPRRRCASESSISSSGSVLCGTSTVIVPKSGKGRPAAARRSTVDDKSTLMTCIENGEFTKAAKISSEVWKPTAASPFVLEPLKLVWAKCSGYPSYPALIMEPRVQRMACRHNGVELPQPPLDVLRAGERMQFRSAEKLFLVHFFDSRRSWQWLPRSKIAPFGINQTLDKIKLKEAPSSRIRKAVRLAFDRAMNHLHRVSGELEPRAGLAITD is encoded by the exons atgaagaaaaaaagtcgACAGCACCGCCCGACGGTGCTGAAGAGGGACTCCTCTCCCATCAAGCCGTCACCCAACCGGGAGACGCTGACATATGCACAGGCTCAGCGAATAGTGGAGCTTGAAGTGGACGGTCGTGTGCACCGATTCAGCATCTATGACAAGCTGGACGTCATCACTGACGACGACCCCACAGCTCAGGAGATTATGGAGTGCAACAGCAACAAGGAGAACAACGAGAAGCCCCAGCAGGTCCTGGTGCGCTCTGTGCGTCTCAAAAACAACCGGCAGAAGAAGAACGCAGCACTTACGGCATCGCTTGGTGGCATTGGCCAGCACGGCAGTGCAGGAGGTCTGTTGGAGCCAAAGGTTAGAACGGTTGAATACAACTTGCCAGTGGTGCCAAGGAGGCCGGCAGCATATTACAAATacacagagaggacagcagaggagctggatgaggaggtggagtaCGACATGGACGAGGAGGATTTTGCCTGGCTTGAGCTAATCAACGAGAAGAGGAAGAGCGAGGGCATCAGTCAAGTGTCGCACAACCTGTTTGAGTTCCTAATGGACCGTTTTGAAAAGGAGTCGTTCTCAGCCACGCAGGGTCAGAGCGACCTGCAGTCGCTGGTGGACGAGGACGCTGTCTGCTGCATCTGCATGGACGGAGATGGTGCTGACAGTAATGTCATTCTCTTCTGTGACTCCTGCAATATCCCCGTGCACCAGGAGTGTTATGGCGTGCCGTACATCCCTGAGGGCCAGTGGCTGTGCAGACACTGTCTACAGTGCCCATCGCGGCCTGCTGAGTGCGTCTTTTGTCCCAACAGAGGCGGAGCCCTGAAGAGGACTGATGACGACCGCTGGGGTCACGTAGCGTGTGCTCTATGGGTGCCTGAGGTCGGTTTCTCTGACACAGTTTTTATTGAGCCCATTGATGGCGTCCGTAACATCCCACCAGCACGCTGGAAGCTCACCTGTTACCTGTGTAAAGAGAAAGGTGCAGGAGCATGCATCCAGTGCGATAAGATCAACTGTTACACTGCCTTCCATGTCAGCTGTGCCCAAAAGGCCGGCCTTTACATGAAGATGGAACCTGTGAAAGAGGTGACGACGTCCGGTACCACCACCTTTTCTGTGAAAAAGACCGCCTACTGCTGCAGCCACACGCCTGAAGGCTGCGATCGCCGACCCCTCAACATCTACGAGGAGTCACACCCGAAAAATGGAGCCTGCCACAAGCGGGCAGACAAGAGGGGGAAGGCCCGGGGCAAGGGctggcagaagaagaagactaaAAGACCGGAGCCAGAACCAGAGCCAGAGCCTGAGAACCCCACCAACTCTGGGCCCAGTATCACTGCATCAAG ctttgaCACCATCCTGAACCAGGTGGCAGTTCAGAGGAAGCGTCTGTTTGTTGAGCGGGTGCTGAGCTACTGGGTGCAGAAGAGGCAGTCGAGGAACAATGTGCCGCTGATCCGCAGGCTACAGGCCAACCCTCAGCCGTCCAAAGCCAAGCAGATG GAGAACAACCAGGCActgaaggagcagctgaaggagtgGCACCGCCTTCGCCATGACCTCGAGCGAGCTCgcctgctgctggagctcatcaggaagagagagaagctcaagagggaggag atgaagcagcagcagtcggTGCTGGAATACCAGTTGACCCCCTTCAACATCTTGCTGCGAGCCGTGCTCagtcagctgcaggagaaggatCAGTACAGTATCTTCGCTCAGCCCGTCAACATCAAAGAG GTTCCTGACTACCTGGACCACATCAAGAACCCCATGGACTTTTCCACCATGAGGAAACGAATCGACCTTCATAGCTACAGGAGCCTGGAGGACTTCGAGGACGACTTCAACCTCATCATCTCCAACTGCATGTCGTACAACTCCAAGGAGTCGTTTTTCCACAAGGCAGCTCAGCGGATGCAGGACCACGGAGGAGTCATCCTCCGCAGGGCCCGCAGAGAGGCTGACAGAATCGGCTTTGACTTCGCCAGTGGGTTACATCTGCCTGAGGCCCCAAAACTGGAGGTGCTGCCCCCCTTCTCCTGGGAGGATG tggaCCGTCTGCTGACCCCCACCTATCGTCAGCGGACTCCTCTGGAGGatcagctgaaggagctgctggagaagctgGACCTGAGCAGAGCCATGAAACACAGCCCGTCCCGCAGCAAGAGGCTCAAACTTCTGAAGAAGACCATCATGGAGGTCCGCAGCGAAATGAGCCTGAAGAAGTCCCTCCCAACGACACTGCCCACTGCCCCTGAGCCTGTTGCaactgagctggaggagaaaccACAACCTGAACCCCCGGTAGAGCCCTGCACACCACAGGAGGAGAAGCCTTTACCTCCGCCAACATTAGAGCTGTTAACCTCACTGTCGCAAATCGACATCTCACCCGGTGACTTGGAACCGCCCCCTCTGAAGGCGGTTAAAACCAGCATGGACCATACCCCCATGGAGCTCGATGGCGACACAGACACAACTACCTCAGTGCCCCCAGATACCCCCAACGGGCACATCCCAGACCCGCTGCTCCTCAATGGCGACCTCCACGCCGAAGCCTCTGGAGCCTGCAACCGACGGACTAACAACCTCTTCCGCAAGTCCAAGAGTGCCAGCCCACAGAAACCACCGAAGACCCAAGAGGCATCCGCTGTGTCGCCGCCGCCCCTGGGCACCAAAACCTTCCTGTCAGTGGTGATCCCCCGGCTTGAGACGCTCCTCCTTCCTAAGAAAAGAACACGGAGCAGCAGCGCCGATGTTGAGGACGATGACGAGGAGTCGCCGATAAAACGCCTCGGCACAG gaATAGCAAACGGTtttgtggtggaggaggaggacatctTACCGTCTCCTCGCCTGCCTGAGCCTCGCCGGCGCTGTGCCTCTGAGTCGAGCATCTCCTCCAGTGGAAGTGTCCTATGTGGCACGAG CACTGTCATTGTTCCTAAAAGTGGTAAAGGACGACCAGCGGCAGCTCGACGGAGCACTGTGGATGACAAAAGCACTTTGATGACCTGCATCGAGAATGGAGAGTTCACCAAAGCTGCCAAGATCTCTTCAG AGGTGTGGAAGCCCACCGCTGCTTCTCCATTTGTTCTGGAGCCTCTTAAACTAGTTTGGGCTAAGTGTAGTGGATATCCCTCCTACCCCGCCCTG ATCATGGAGCCCAGAGTACAGAGGATGGCGTGTCGGCACAACGGGGTGGAGCTTCCCCAGCCACCGCTGGACGTTCTCAGAGCCGGAGAGCGGATGCAGTTCAGGTCCGCAGAGAAACTCTTCCTCGTCCACTTCTTCGACAGCAGGCGCAGCTG gcAATGGCTTCCTAGATCCAAGATAGCTCCCTTCGGGATCAACCAGACGCTGGACAAAATTAAGCTAAAGGAGGCTCCTTCCTCCCGCATCCGAAAAGCTGTGCGGCTCGCCTTTGACCGAGCCATGAACCACCTGCACCGTGTTAGCGGTGAGCTGGAGCCGAGAGCTGGCCTCGCCATCACGGACtga